In Calditrichia bacterium, one DNA window encodes the following:
- a CDS encoding efflux RND transporter permease subunit, with protein MPNKIKPENIIDRLILFCLQNKLVVVLITLIIIAWGVLVAPFDWQIPGVQRNPVPVDAIPDLGENQQIVFTEWSGHSPQDIEDQITYPMTTALLGIPGVKTVRSFSMFGFSSVYVIFKEDVDFYWSRSRILEKLNSLPPNLLPEGVQPTLGPDATALGQVFWYTLEGRDPQGNPTGGWDLHELRSAQDWYVRYSLLSAEGVSEVASVGGFVQEYQVDVDPDAMRAYDVSLAEVFAAVKMSNLDVGARTIEMNQVEYVIRGVGFVKKIEDIENSVIKTRDNVPVYIRNVANVAMGPALRRGALDKGGAEAVGGVVVVRYGDNPLQAIKNVKAKIAEIAPGLPKKILPDGTVSQLTVVPFYDRTGLIYETLDTLNSALVQQILVTAIVVILMVMHLRSSLLIASLLPLAVLMTFIAMKYAGVDANIVALSGIAIAIGTMVDMGIVITENILKHLDAAKPEESRMAVIYRASSEVGSAVITAVATTVVSFLPVFTMEAAEGKLFKPLAYTKTFALIASVFVALTLIPPFAQLLFTGNIRRKNLKTALSYLTVLAGLAIVLLLNIWLGIALIIFGLYQIFQSRLPLSITKNSERYANYIAIAAVTFILTDIWMPLGVDRAFLVNLLLILLMGASVLLVMVAVQRNYERLLNTVLDHRRKFLSFIFGIIFTGGLIWLGFDFFFGWLPNAIRSSRPVSAIAHTFPGLGKEFMPALDEGSYLYMPTTMPHASIGEALDVLQKQDMAFTALPEIESTVGKIGRAETPLDPAPVSMIETVINYHPQFLLDENGRLRTFRFDANSLDVFRSKNGEPVPAPDGEPYVVRGAFLRDANGNLIPESGGQPFRIWRPALDPALNEGRKAWAGIQNPDDIWDEIVASGQIPGSTSAPKLQPIAARIVMLQSGMRAPMGIKIKGPDLQTIEAVGLQMEQLLKQLPTIEPATVLADRIIGKPYLEIEIDREAISRYGIRLQTVQEVIMVAVGGMPITMTVEGRERYPIRVRYLRELRGNIDDLERILVPAPDGAQIPLAQLAQIHYIRGPQMIKSEDTFLTGYVVFDKKAGLAEVDVVQQAQQFLQEKAAAGELKIPAGVSYSFAGTYENQVRSEARLRIILPLALVIIFLILYFQFRSVPVTALVFSGIIVAWSGGFILLWLYGQSWFLNFSLFGADLRNLFQIEPINLSVAVWVGFLALFGIASDDGVLIATYLTQTFRRDNPQSITDIRAATVEAGKKRVRPALMTSATTILALLPVLTSTGRGSDIMVPMAIPTFGGMLIAIITLFVVPVLYFSLAERGWLKFGDDEA; from the coding sequence ATGCCCAATAAAATAAAACCTGAAAACATCATCGACCGGTTGATTTTGTTTTGTCTGCAAAACAAGCTGGTCGTGGTGTTGATTACGCTGATCATCATTGCGTGGGGCGTGCTGGTCGCGCCGTTCGATTGGCAAATTCCCGGCGTTCAGCGCAATCCTGTTCCGGTCGATGCCATTCCCGATCTCGGCGAAAACCAGCAAATTGTATTCACGGAATGGAGCGGGCATTCCCCGCAGGATATCGAAGATCAGATCACATATCCGATGACCACTGCGTTGCTCGGCATTCCCGGCGTGAAAACCGTGCGCAGTTTTTCGATGTTCGGATTTTCCAGCGTTTACGTCATTTTCAAAGAAGATGTCGATTTTTACTGGTCGCGCTCGCGGATTTTGGAAAAACTCAACAGCCTGCCGCCCAACTTGCTGCCGGAAGGTGTGCAACCGACGCTCGGACCCGATGCAACCGCGTTGGGACAGGTGTTTTGGTACACGCTGGAAGGTCGCGATCCGCAGGGAAATCCCACCGGCGGATGGGATTTGCACGAGCTGCGATCCGCACAGGATTGGTATGTGCGCTATTCCCTGCTCTCCGCCGAGGGCGTGAGCGAGGTTGCTTCGGTTGGCGGATTTGTACAGGAATATCAGGTCGATGTCGATCCGGACGCGATGCGGGCGTACGATGTTTCGCTGGCGGAAGTGTTCGCCGCTGTGAAAATGTCCAACCTCGATGTGGGCGCTCGAACCATCGAAATGAATCAGGTGGAATACGTGATTCGCGGTGTCGGCTTTGTCAAAAAAATAGAGGATATCGAAAATTCGGTGATCAAAACGCGCGATAATGTGCCAGTTTACATCCGCAATGTTGCTAACGTTGCGATGGGTCCGGCGCTGCGGCGCGGTGCGCTGGACAAAGGCGGTGCTGAAGCGGTTGGCGGTGTGGTGGTGGTTCGGTACGGCGATAACCCGCTGCAAGCCATCAAAAATGTAAAAGCCAAAATCGCCGAAATTGCGCCGGGTTTGCCGAAAAAAATTCTGCCGGACGGCACCGTCAGCCAATTGACCGTTGTGCCGTTTTACGATCGCACCGGACTGATTTACGAAACGCTGGACACGCTGAACAGTGCATTGGTGCAGCAAATTCTGGTCACTGCGATTGTGGTGATTTTGATGGTGATGCACCTGCGCAGCTCGCTGCTGATCGCCAGTTTGCTGCCGCTGGCTGTGCTGATGACCTTTATCGCGATGAAATACGCGGGCGTGGATGCCAACATTGTGGCGCTTTCCGGCATCGCGATCGCGATCGGAACGATGGTTGATATGGGTATTGTTATCACCGAAAATATTTTGAAACACCTCGACGCCGCCAAACCGGAAGAATCACGAATGGCGGTGATTTACCGGGCATCCAGCGAGGTCGGCAGTGCGGTTATTACGGCGGTTGCCACAACGGTGGTCAGTTTTCTGCCCGTTTTCACAATGGAAGCTGCGGAAGGCAAGCTGTTCAAACCGCTGGCATACACCAAAACGTTCGCGCTGATTGCCTCTGTTTTTGTGGCGCTGACGCTGATTCCACCCTTCGCACAACTGCTGTTCACCGGGAACATTCGCCGGAAAAACCTGAAAACCGCACTCAGCTATTTGACCGTTTTGGCCGGTCTGGCAATCGTTCTCTTGTTGAATATTTGGCTCGGTATTGCGTTGATTATATTTGGTTTATATCAAATTTTTCAATCGCGACTGCCGCTGTCGATCACCAAAAATTCGGAGCGATATGCCAATTACATCGCCATCGCTGCGGTTACGTTCATTCTCACAGATATCTGGATGCCGCTCGGTGTCGATCGTGCTTTTCTCGTCAATTTGTTGCTGATTTTGCTGATGGGCGCATCCGTTTTGCTGGTGATGGTTGCTGTTCAACGCAATTACGAACGACTGCTGAACACGGTGCTTGACCATCGCCGAAAATTTCTGTCGTTTATTTTCGGCATCATTTTCACCGGTGGATTGATTTGGCTCGGCTTCGATTTTTTCTTCGGCTGGCTGCCAAATGCAATCCGCTCATCGCGTCCGGTATCCGCTATTGCACACACATTTCCGGGATTGGGAAAGGAATTTATGCCCGCGCTGGACGAAGGTTCATACCTTTACATGCCCACGACAATGCCGCATGCATCCATCGGCGAGGCGTTGGATGTATTGCAAAAACAGGACATGGCGTTCACGGCCTTGCCGGAAATTGAATCGACCGTCGGGAAAATCGGGCGTGCGGAAACACCGCTCGATCCCGCACCGGTTTCGATGATTGAAACGGTGATCAACTATCACCCGCAATTTTTACTCGACGAAAACGGAAGGCTGCGAACGTTTCGTTTCGATGCGAATTCGCTGGATGTTTTCCGTTCTAAAAATGGTGAACCCGTGCCAGCACCGGACGGTGAGCCGTATGTTGTGCGCGGTGCATTTTTGCGGGATGCAAACGGCAACCTGATCCCGGAAAGCGGCGGACAGCCGTTCCGGATTTGGCGTCCGGCACTCGATCCGGCGCTGAACGAGGGGCGAAAGGCGTGGGCGGGCATCCAAAACCCGGATGATATTTGGGATGAAATTGTGGCATCCGGGCAAATTCCCGGCAGCACTTCCGCACCAAAATTACAGCCGATCGCCGCCCGGATTGTAATGCTGCAAAGCGGCATGCGCGCACCGATGGGCATCAAAATAAAAGGGCCGGATTTGCAGACCATTGAGGCGGTCGGGTTGCAAATGGAGCAGTTGCTCAAACAGTTGCCGACCATCGAACCGGCGACGGTTTTGGCGGATCGCATCATCGGCAAACCATATCTGGAAATCGAAATCGATCGCGAAGCTATTTCGCGATACGGCATCCGGCTGCAAACTGTTCAGGAAGTAATTATGGTTGCGGTGGGCGGCATGCCCATCACGATGACGGTTGAGGGACGCGAACGCTACCCGATCCGGGTGCGATACCTGCGCGAACTCCGCGGGAACATCGACGATCTCGAGCGAATTCTGGTGCCAGCGCCCGATGGTGCGCAAATTCCGTTGGCACAACTGGCGCAGATTCATTACATCCGGGGTCCCCAAATGATCAAAAGCGAGGATACGTTCCTGACCGGATACGTTGTTTTTGACAAAAAAGCGGGACTCGCCGAAGTGGATGTGGTTCAGCAAGCTCAACAATTTTTGCAGGAAAAAGCCGCTGCCGGTGAGTTGAAAATTCCTGCAGGCGTAAGTTACAGCTTTGCAGGCACTTACGAAAATCAGGTTCGCTCCGAAGCACGGCTGCGAATCATTTTACCGCTGGCGCTGGTAATTATTTTTCTGATTCTTTATTTCCAATTCCGTTCCGTTCCGGTCACTGCGCTGGTTTTTTCCGGCATTATTGTCGCATGGTCCGGCGGGTTCATTTTGCTATGGCTGTATGGACAAAGCTGGTTTCTGAATTTCTCGCTGTTCGGTGCAGATTTGCGGAACCTGTTTCAGATCGAGCCCATCAATTTAAGTGTGGCGGTGTGGGTGGGATTTCTGGCATTGTTCGGTATCGCATCGGATGACGGCGTTCTGATCGCCACGTATCTCACACAAACTTTCCGACGCGATAACCCGCAGAGTATCACAGACATTCGCGCCGCAACCGTAGAAGCGGGCAAAAAACGCGTTCGCCCGGCACTGATGACTTCCGCGACGACCATTCTGGCACTGTTGCCGGTACTCACCTCCACCGGACGCGGGTCAGACATTATGGTGCCAATGGCAATTCCCACATTTGGCGGAATGCTGATCGCGATAATCACCCTTTTTGTGGTGCCGGTGCTCTACTTTTCATTGGCTGAACGCGGTTGGCTGAAATTCGGGGATGATGAAGCATGA